gtatttttattggaattttactatttcacccccatttcttttaaaaaatctattttgcACTAGGAACACAACAACATAGTTCCACTCAGGACCTCTTAAGGACAACAATATCCTCACTGAAACCCATTAAAATGGCAGTTTTTAATCCTAGGGCCATTTAACTATAAAATGATGTGATCTTTGTTAATAGGCTTTCATTCTGTTGACAAGGCTTCAaaatttttactattttttaccAGATGGTGCCATTTTCTCAGGTTTGGCCTATAAAGCATATGCTCGCTTTATTCTTGTTTTCGGCTAATGCATATTATAGAGCCAATTGGATAAATTGTGCAGCTATAATTGTGTGGGTGTGTTGGTATGGATGTCAGAGTGTGGTTTGTACGTGTAATAAATTGCGTGTGTGCGTGCTTGcaatatttgagagagaaaaactaCAAATCACAAATCCAACCACTGTGTGTACCAGTGGAGTTTTGCTGGCATCTAATGGGGAAAATATGTTACcacgcccaaacaaaatcttattaaaagctcattttttgagatatcaacctcaaatttggaacacaacttgtttagatttacggctttgattttctagcaGTTTTAGAGTTCAACATGgttcataaatatatattttatataaaataatgttcataaataattttcataaacttaaacctctatacctttttttttttttaaacttcaacAAGATTCTGCCAAGGgtcttctttaaaatgagaccaaacttaagtctgtgctccCAAGCTTCAATTTTATtgacatggacatttttgtccactaTGGACCTATGTGTAACTTTTTTAATTgacgcacaagggttaaaatattttaaaatagaaaacagttattttaaattataataatattttacaattttaatgtattatatttataaaaaggtGAGTATAAAGAACTTCtcgaaaaaacataaaaacccttttgaatggtagtgtatgtgtcATTGTTTACAATGTCTTCAGTGTTTTGTGAATTTTTGTGTGATCCTGTATCATAGTAACCCTGAGATAGACACATGATAATATATCaagacagcaatttaacagAACCATCATAAAACTATTGCTCAAGAACACAGTTGATCCGACACAGGAGGAGGTACCTATTCCTgtcaggacacacacacaaacacacaaataagAGCGACCACACAGAAACGAACAATCTCTGTATTTCTCCaacacagtaataccatggtagaGTGAAATACACCATGACACTGAGTGcttaaaaacatgattttactttgaaacaaaCCACTACATTTACACAGTAGTAATTCAAAGCATACCATGGTAGTAACATTGTATAAACACTGATGTAGCAAACATGGTACTAAAATATTCCCATACCATGGTATTAGTAATTAGCACACCAAGGTACTTTAAGGAATATCAGGATACTACCATGGTACATAACCAAATAGAATTACAGTAGTATTTTGATATATATCAACACTGAATCATCACCATATTCAAATAACATGACATTTACACTCTAAATACGAATACCACAGTATTTACATGAGATATATGGTAcatgtcttaaaaaaaaaaaaaaaacttatttccaTGTTGCTATGTCCAAAAAAACACGATAGTATCTTGATGCTTCaaagaatattttaaaactaaACTAAGGCACCAATTTCAAGCCTGTAGACATCAGTAACTCGCTTAGCATGTAAACAACCCGGCTTAAGCAAATGCATGTCCCTTATTTAGCTTTACAGACGCCTGATAAATAATCTGTGTCACGACCAAAATAACACCCGGTTCCTCTGGGCCCCACGTGTGTTTAACAAAACCCTAGAAATACATCTAGTTTGTTGACATTGGTCTTACTTAGAAGGTTAAATATGCGTATAGCACATTGCTACTCTAAACTGGTTTGTAAAAGTTGTTACTGCGTATTCAGTGCTTGTCTTTATCACTCTGCGAATTCAAGTCTGGGATTGTATTTAAAATAGGATGGACAACCAAATTGAACTCATTTAACTAGTTAAACTATCCATATGACTTTGAAGGTGTTTAGGCGCGCGAATGCTGAATGATGATAGGTGCTAACTAACTCCCTCATCTGCCTAGTTTCAAAGAGCTAACAAGGTTAACAGCTGAGCTCAGAGCAGCTCAGCTACTTTAGTGTCTCTAATGAGCCTGTTATAGAGGAAAGTTAACCAACACACGGGATGCTAGAGTGCTAATGCTAAAATCACACAGCACTGGAGTGAAACTGGGGTGCTGGGCGACTAAAATACattgattgtattttatttccgGCGCTGGTGTAAACACGATTAGATCGGAGCTGTTTAAAATCGGTGATATTTTACTAACCTGATTTTTCGTCAAGCACTGGTTACTTCTGTGGCACAACAGCGAGCGCCATCTTGTCTACACTTGTCGCGTGGAGTGTCCCTCTGTGACGTCATGCCGGAGAGGACACGCGCGGACCGCTCAAAACAAAAGAGTCATTTTAACACAGGTCGCGCTTAATATCTTACATAAATCGTCAGGTTTTAATATAGGAGATGCTGTGAACCAGTTTAAACAGTGTGTATGTCTTATGACTAATGTTTACGTGTCAGCCGCAACACTTTCACATTCTTAAATCTCACTCATCCTCGCGTGGAAACGAAACCAGTAACGTTAtgtcattaaaattaataatagttCCATGTAATATGGAATGATTCCATTTCTATATGACAAACAGTacttttttgcaaaaaaaaaaaaaatctttatattcATCATTTTTAGcatgtgaattatttatttaaatgtaaatttacatataagtaatattaacaaataaatatcaaatactattgcatttattaaaatagtttatataataccaatatatataaagaaaaataataaaataaagggAAGTATTTTATTTCTGCAGCAAAAACTAGAGTACCGATAAATCTAATGTTAGATCGCGATCGTCTTATTTTTCCACAGTAACTGCGTTGTAACTGCGTGTGAGTTCATACGGTAGGGATAGTACAGCACATGGTTCTAGGATCAGATTCGTTCAAGCAAACGCGCAGAATGTGAATTCGGTCTCACATAACTGCAGCTGATCTCAGATCAGAGCTTCGATGTACGTCACCGAATGAGCGTGTGACGCCATTTCCGATGCCGCGATGGCGGTGGATTTGACTCCGCGGTTCAGAAGACTGAACAGCCAAACCTGTTTCAGAGAGAATAAACAACTATCAGGTATAAACAAACGCTTAATATGAAGCATTTATGTTTTTGTACAATTTGATTTTATATGTTACCTGAATATTTCCACCAGATTGATAACGAACTAGCCTAAATGAATCAACATCCGTATCAGGCTATTCAGCAGTTTTTACCGTgttttcattatgtttattatgtttcaaCTGTGATGGAGTTCATCAGTATCTTGGATTAAGTAACAAGTTTCAAACCAGCTGATTTCTATGAGTGTAactgaaatgaatatttttatggTGATGTGTTTGCGTCATAATTATATTGATTCTGCATTATCATACTGTTTATAAAGACACAAAACATAAAAGTGTTTGAAAGGTATAGTATAGTGATATATCAGATGTTAATACCATACTTTGTGAAAACAATTGAGCTTAATTGTTTTGAATTTGCACTTGTACTGTACTTAatatcttaaaagtatatttaaaaaaaaaaaaaaaaaaatatatatatatatatatatatatatatatttaaaaataaacctcATGTTCTTTTTTCCACCATTCACACTGTGCTAAATCTTCCTATTAAATTTTTCCCTAAGCCTTCTATATCTATTTGTGAACGTTTTGATAAGTTTTTCACAAATAAGATCACAGTTCAGATTTCTCATACTGGTTATACTCTACCTGATGTTCCTTTATACTCCTCTACATGGTCTGTAATTGGAATTAACAAGCAATTAAGTGTCCAAAAACATTATATTCAGtttaaacttaaagggttaattcacccaaaaatgaaaattctgtaatttgttactcaccctcatgccgttccacacccgtaagacctttgttcatcttcggaacacaaattaagatatttttgttgaaatccgatggctcagtgaggcctgcatagccagcactgacatttcctctctcaagatccattaatgtactaaaaacatatttaaatcagttcatgtgagtacagtggttcaatattaatattataaagcgacgagaatatttttggtgcaccaaaaaaacaaaataaggacttgtttagtgatggctgatttcaaaacactgcttcaggaagcttcggggcataatgaatcagcgtatcaaatcatgattcggattgtgtgtcaaaccgccaaactgctgaaatcacgtgactttggcgctttgaaccgctgattcgatacactgattcatttatgctccgatgcttcctgaagcagtgttttgaaatcggccatcactatataagtcattatttagtttttttggctcaccaaaaatattcttgtcactttataatattaatattgaaccactgtactcacatgaactgatttaaatatcagtttttagtacattaatggatcttgagagaggaaatgccattgctccctatgcaggcctcacggagccatcggattttaactaaaatatctcaatttgcgatatgattaatgaagatcttatgggtgtggaacgacatgagggtgagtaataaatgacagaattttcatttttgggtgaactaaccctttaagtagatTCTTTTAAAGTATGATGTATGTAATAAGCACTCTGTTTGTAAGCAAGAGGTAGCATGGTACTACCATGGAACATGCCCAGTAAACGTGTTTATTGgtactttttgttcatgtttgaAGACTTCATCATCTTGTCCTGATGTCCTTTAGGTTTCTCTGGGCCCTTCAGGGCCACTCAGCTGTGGCAGAACATCATTGAGGCTCTGCGGACGCAGGTGGAGCTCCGACCCCGCAGACAGCACTTGCGTGTCCATCATGACTGCTTTACTGGCTCTGATGCAGTGGACGTGGTTCTGAGCCACCTCATGCAGAACATCTATTTCTGCTCCAGCGAAGTGTCCCGTCTCAAAGCTGCCAGGCTCTGCCAAGCCTTAATGGAGTCTCGAGTGTTTGAACCCATTGGGATGAAGCTCTTCAGACGAGAAAAAGAAATGACCTTTGAGGATTCCAGCTGCAGCCTGTACCGCTTCCTGGACGGATCGGCCAAAAAGAGATACAGTGGCGATGAGAACCAGACACCAGACAAACAAACTGGAAAGAGGAAGACCACTTCAAGGTAATTGAACATTTGAACTGGTATCATTTGTATCATTGGTACATCAAGCCCTTTTATTAAGATGCTttttggtcgattggatcacaagtggacaaggGAGACACATACACGTTTAaaccactttcaaccacttctgtcctgatttcttagAGGGGAaggtctatgggtgggtaaatatgtttttttttttaaatttttttttttatagatctTTCGACCTAATCGACAAAAAAAGCttgcgcaatttacatatgaacgcaCCAAAGACTACGGGAAAAAAATAGGCAGAGCATATCTGGCAGAGAGTAGGCAGTCTTTAgtggctgtttgaacacattcgaccacatgagcgtttccactacgaaagcaatccggtcaaatgcgttttcaactacctctggaagcGGAAACGTTTTatacctgtatttagcgtcgtccacttgtgatccgatcgaccaaaacgcatcttaataccaggtggaaacagggcctaaaAGTTTAATTTGcagaatttaaagggttagttcacccaaaaatgaaaataatgtaatttattactcaccctcatgtcgttctacaaccgtaagaccttagttcatcttcggaacacaaattaagatattgttgatgaaatctgatggctcagtgaggcctctattgagagcaaggccattgaaactctcaaggtccataaaggtactaaaaacatatttgaaacagttcatgtgagttcagtggttctatcttaatattataaagcgacaagaatactttttgtgtgccaaaaaacaaaataaagacttttcaacaatatctatatggggcgatttcaaaatactgcttcagagcttaatcaatcggagcgccaaagtcacgtgatttcagcagtttagccgtttgatagccgttggtgatttttttttaaaaaaaattttggtgcacagaaagtattcttgtcactttataatattaagatagaactactgaactcacatgaaatgtttcaaatatgtttttagtacctttatggaccatGAGAGTTTGAATTGCTTTGCTCTCaacagaggcctcactgagccatcggatttcatcaacaatatcttaatttgttttctgaagataaacgaaggtcttacgggaatggaacgacatgagggtgagtaataaatgacattattttcatttttgggtgaactaaccctttaaggttttatattgtttgtttgtaggTTTGGGGAAATGCAGACGATCTCCAATCCTTTGGTTCTTGGATCAACAGACAGAAGAGTGGAGAGACTACTGAAGAATATAAACCTGCACCCATCTGTGCCTTCTGATCTACATCGTGCAGCCATTTCCAACACTTTCCTGTCAAAAAAAGGTGAAACTgctcataattttgatttttaaagaaCATAATTTCTGCCTTTCAtagcatttgcatttaaagtctTTTGACCATACAAAATGTGTTATATTCACTTATCAGACCTGTTAGAAATAAATGTTGTCACTGTGTTAATGTCGTTAATATGTAAATAAGTTTTGGTGGAGCTTTTTTTAAGGGTGTGGCCTTTTTATATTGCCTTTAGTTTACATCACAGGGCAAAACTATGACTGTTTCCGATTTTTAATTTTAGGATTTTCTAATTTTCTAATCTTGATTTGGTCTCTGTTGAGATCTGAATGGGTCTAAAGAGGTTCAAACAAAGAAGGAAATGTTCTTTTTGGGTTCTGATGTAGTGTATTGTGGTCTAATAGAGTCTGATTTGGTCTGCTGAGATCTAAATGGATCTAAAAGGTTTAAGTGGAGTCTAATGTGGTTTTTTGAAGGTGGTCGGATGTGGTGTGATGGGTTCTGACAGGGGTCTAATGTGGTTTATCTGGGCTTTGGTGAGGTCCAATGGAGTCTCATTAGACTCAATTGTTTTCTTAAAGGTCTATTGAGGTCTAATTTGGTTTTATGTGGTTTAATCTGGTCTAACGTTGTCTGGTGCCGTTTCTAGGGAGTCTGATGAGATTTAATGAGGTCTAAAGTGGTCTAATATGGCCTGTCTCTGttattttcaaatttttaacaatttaatacTATTAAACAGTGTAGAATATTAATATCTGagacatttattatatattacaatgctcattgtattttttacttattattttttaataatagagTACTGTACAGCAGCTCTTCCCAAACTGAAGTTTGTAAGGGATCTTTAGGGTGTTTTGTGTGTTGATGAAAAGCTTATAATTcattaaattctaataataataataataataataataattttaaaataaaaacaatcaaaatagaACACTAGTGTTTTTGTTCTATATACAAGTTGAGTTTTAGAATATTAAACATGTCTATGTGCTAAAActcaatttttaaacaaatttttaacaaaaatcaCAAATCAGAAGGATGCATGACAATGCATTATGTGAACAGCCCTTTCTATCTCTTCTCTTCTTGTGTTCGTCTCAGTGGTGCGGGACGTTTGGAGGCAGCATACGTTACTTCAGTTGCTACAAGTGGTTGAGATCTCCATGCTGGACTGTATTTTGACCTCGCCTGCCAAACCAGAGCCCCTGCGCTCATCTCTGCGCAACCACGGTGACCTGGTCATCTCCAACACCTGCGTGGATCGTGAAGTCTCAGAGAGTCTCAACCTGCATGAGTCAGTGCACAATACTCAGTGCCGTCACATTCAGATTCATGGTTTTTATTTGGgttcacctgtgtgtgtgtcattcaTATCTTTGAAGGTTGGACCCTTGGCTGTTGGCAGCAGTTGACTGCCTTGAGCTGTTCCCAGATCAGTTAATCGTGGTTGCCAGTGAGCAGCTCATCCAACAGAATGCAGCATCTGGGGAGGGGAAGCATAAGAGACTGCTGTTCGACACCATCGCTAAATATTACAACAGCCCAGAGAGACCTCCACTACTGTCAGGCCGCTACACTGACATCCAGACTGGAGTCTTACATCTTTTGGGTAAATGTACAACACAATGGGCTCAATGTCATTTGTGTTAGAGGCTGTTCATTGTTTCTGTGTTATTTAGAATGATCTTTGTGTGTAGATTGTGGGAGAAGTCAGGATGCCTTGAGAGCAGCTCAGCTCTGTCTGCAGCTGTTGGAGTCCACGAGCAGAGACGAGTTACGCAGACTGTTGGGCTTTATGGCAGCCGCTGCAGATAATGAAGCTTTCAGACTACACAAGCAGGTGATCAAGAGTTCAGTCTGTATAAACGATCGCAggagattgattgattgatttcaACCATTCACTGTATCAGCATAGAAAATACTTAGATAAATCATCAATGATCAGATAAATGATCAATTTCAAAGATCAatttctcatatatatatatatttatttatttatgctctTGGAATTCCTACTAAAAAGTGAATTATTAGAATGTatccttaatttttttttaaaacattaaaaaaaatgtcttaacacaaataaaaattaattcattattattattgggttagttcacccaaaaatgacaattctgtcattaattactcacccgcaTGGCGTTcctaattataataataattatacaattatattattatatactactattcaaaagtttctttggctcaccaaggctgtatttatttgatcaaaaatacagtaaaaacagtaatattgtgaaatattaattcaatttaaaatatcctttttttattttaataagtttataaaatgtaatttattgctgtgatgcaaagctgaattttcagcatcattacttcagtcttcagtttcatatgatccttcagaaatcattcaatatgctgatttgctgctcaagaaacatttattattcttaatcaATGTTCGAAACAGTtgtgcagcttaatatttttgtgaaaactgtaatatattattgtttgattaatatgaagttctaaaagaacagcatttatttgaaattgattttcttttgtaacaatatatacctgtcacttttgatcaatttaatgcgtccaTGCTGAAGAAAAGCATTAAATTCtttaaagaaattttaaaatctCACTGTAAATCCATTGTccatttttaaaggtcccgttcttcgtgatcccatgtttcaaactttagttagtgtgtaatgtttttagagtataaataaaatctgtaaaattttaaagctcaaagttcaatgccaagcgagatattttatttaacagaagtcgcctacatcgaacggccagtttggactacatccctctacttccttctttaatgacgtcactaaaacagttttttgactaacctccgcccacaggaatacacaagagttgcgtttgtagagtgtgtttgtcgccatgtcgtcgaaacgctgttattttcatcccgcagtccaatcaccgggtctgattccggctcaaattgatagggtaaaattaaagacatgtttacaataacactgagcgcgtgcatctccacgttatggtaagaggcgtgacctttccgggcaaggttcgctaagctacTGTCGAATCataacacaggaaccgctggcacaatcagaactcgttacgtatttctgaaggagggacttcatagaacaaggaagtcatcagcccgtttttatgacagtggaaacagtggta
Above is a genomic segment from Megalobrama amblycephala isolate DHTTF-2021 linkage group LG14, ASM1881202v1, whole genome shotgun sequence containing:
- the depdc4 gene encoding DEP domain-containing protein 4, which translates into the protein MAVDLTPRFRRLNSQTCFRENKQLSGFSGPFRATQLWQNIIEALRTQVELRPRRQHLRVHHDCFTGSDAVDVVLSHLMQNIYFCSSEVSRLKAARLCQALMESRVFEPIGMKLFRREKEMTFEDSSCSLYRFLDGSAKKRYSGDENQTPDKQTGKRKTTSRFGEMQTISNPLVLGSTDRRVERLLKNINLHPSVPSDLHRAAISNTFLSKKVVRDVWRQHTLLQLLQVVEISMLDCILTSPAKPEPLRSSLRNHGDLVISNTCVDREVSESLNLHELDPWLLAAVDCLELFPDQLIVVASEQLIQQNAASGEGKHKRLLFDTIAKYYNSPERPPLLSGRYTDIQTGVLHLLDCGRSQDALRAAQLCLQLLESTSRDELRRLLGFMAAAADNEAFRLHKQTENRALVSKTFVKAVIQSKEMTRVQCEQLLLFLMDNRTQLFKTPLSLIEAVRKTLQTLQQGRDLDNVALFTFCQQVSLQQYEDNKDKATLEGLKQLMHHIAHSDGLSVKQKRRLAKQFQKHHPGIFLQHFFSTF